The Streptomyces sp. NBC_00435 nucleotide sequence TCGCCGCCTTGTACGCGGCCATGCGCAGCCGGTCGCCCAGCATGAGGTCGTGGAAGCCGTCGTCCCATTCGAGGAGCCGCTCGGAGGCCGGCAGCCACACGTCCTGGGGCTCGTAGAGCTGCCCGAGCACGCCCGTGTGGTGCACGGTCAGCGCCTCCGCGGAGGGGCCCGCCACCGGGCAGCCGCTGGTGAGGTCGAAGCTGGTGCTGTGCAGGGGGCAGGTGATGCGCAGGGTGCGCGGATTGACATGGCCGTGCACCAGACGGCCGAGCCGGTGCGTGCACGCGGCGTCGATCACGAACTCACGGCCCGCGACGCGCACGCGGACCCGGTCGCCCGGCAGCTCCTCCAGCACGGCGTCGCTCATGCCGCCTCCCGCGCCCGCTCGACGGCCGCGTCGAAGGCGCCGCCGATCAGCTGGGACAGCAGCTGCGCCCCGATCCAGAGCTTCGTCGCGTCGAGCCCGCACGCGGCTTCGTACTCCTTGATCGCGGTCTGCATCTCGCGCATGTGGAAGGTGTCGATGTGCAGGTGCTCGGTGTAGTACCTCCCCTGCGTCAGGCCGAGCCGGGCGCAGGCGCGGGCCTGCACGGTGAAGGCGTCCGGGATGCTCGCCTCCAAGTAGGCGAGCGCGCCGAGGAAGTACTCGACGTGGGTGGCGCGCAGGGTGAGCCAGTAGAAGACGTTCAAGAACGCGTACGTCTCGTCGCCGGTGGTGTCCAAGAAGCTCTCCAGCAGCTGGGGGAGCCCCAGTTCGGCGAGCAGGTCGAGGTAGAGCTGGGAGTGGGTCTGCTGGAGGTTGCCGCAGCCGAACTCGTCGATGAGGACGCGCATCACGGCCATCTGCGCGCGCATCGGGAGCCGGGGCACCGCCGGGAAGAAGTTCTGCGCCTCGGTCAGTCCGTCGAGCGCGAACTCCCGGACGACGTGGGCGAACTGCTCCCGGGTGGCCTTCTCGGCCAGGTAGTCGCCGGCCGGGCTGCCCCCACGTTCGAGGGCCAGC carries:
- a CDS encoding iron-containing redox enzyme family protein is translated as MLNVTPKPTDSPHKRLFILNRTLQTSTVLARIEEAEAAWIDPLVAGLAERTAPLADRAEWKLRLDGLLALERGGSPAGDYLAEKATREQFAHVVREFALDGLTEAQNFFPAVPRLPMRAQMAVMRVLIDEFGCGNLQQTHSQLYLDLLAELGLPQLLESFLDTTGDETYAFLNVFYWLTLRATHVEYFLGALAYLEASIPDAFTVQARACARLGLTQGRYYTEHLHIDTFHMREMQTAIKEYEAACGLDATKLWIGAQLLSQLIGGAFDAAVERAREAA